The following proteins are encoded in a genomic region of Bacillus sp. FJAT-22090:
- a CDS encoding GNAT family N-acetyltransferase: MAIEVKRISDLKEVDVTKLIQESEKEGYRFVSRLASKYEDGTRRFNEQGEAIYGVWEDGEIVAIGGLRQSIKSSEEQSARLLRFYTLPEHRRKGIGSELCKVIAENAKGQFKEITTKTESAKADAFYRANGFAFEDRSPDITHVLSLE; encoded by the coding sequence ATGGCAATCGAAGTGAAGAGAATTTCAGATTTGAAAGAAGTCGACGTAACCAAACTAATTCAAGAAAGCGAAAAAGAAGGATATCGATTCGTATCTAGACTAGCAAGTAAATATGAAGATGGTACGAGAAGATTCAACGAACAAGGAGAGGCCATTTATGGGGTATGGGAAGACGGGGAGATAGTAGCAATCGGTGGGCTAAGACAAAGTATAAAAAGCTCTGAAGAGCAATCCGCTCGATTGCTTCGCTTCTACACCCTACCAGAACACCGTCGAAAAGGTATCGGAAGTGAGCTATGTAAAGTGATTGCAGAAAATGCAAAAGGACAGTTTAAAGAGATTACTACTAAAACAGAATCCGCAAAGGCAGATGCTTTTTATCGAGCAAATGGTTTTGCATTTGAAGATCGTTCGCCTGATATAACGCATGTACTGAGCTTGGAATAG
- a CDS encoding ABC transporter ATP-binding protein — translation MSNPIKISIENLTKVFYKKDNSVTAVKNVSLQIEEGEFVCLVGPSGCGKTTLLRILAGLESPSSGSFKIVSDSGERPLQSMVFQEKGVIPWLTVKENVAFGLNMRNLPKDFVQKQTNYYLEKVGLINFSKLYPKEISGGMKQRISIARAFANDPEILLMDEPFAALDEQNKFILQEELLSIWSETKKTVLFITHSIDEALLLSDRIVLMSAHPGEIINEIKVPVPRPRTMEQVRANAEMAEQFINIWNHLQQEVQKSRR, via the coding sequence TTGAGTAATCCTATTAAAATATCGATAGAGAATTTAACAAAAGTTTTTTATAAAAAAGATAACAGTGTAACAGCGGTTAAAAATGTATCGCTTCAAATAGAAGAGGGTGAATTTGTCTGTTTGGTTGGGCCGAGTGGATGTGGCAAGACAACATTATTAAGAATATTGGCTGGATTAGAATCGCCAAGCTCTGGCTCTTTCAAAATTGTGTCTGATTCAGGAGAAAGGCCTCTACAATCAATGGTTTTTCAAGAAAAAGGCGTAATTCCTTGGTTAACAGTGAAAGAGAATGTTGCTTTCGGACTTAACATGAGAAATTTACCGAAGGATTTTGTACAAAAACAAACAAATTATTATTTAGAAAAAGTAGGATTAATTAATTTTTCCAAGCTGTATCCAAAAGAAATCTCTGGGGGAATGAAACAACGGATTAGTATTGCCAGAGCATTTGCGAACGATCCAGAAATTTTACTGATGGATGAACCTTTTGCAGCACTAGATGAGCAAAACAAATTTATTTTACAGGAAGAATTACTATCGATATGGTCTGAAACGAAAAAAACAGTGTTATTTATTACGCATAGTATTGACGAAGCTTTGCTATTGAGTGATCGCATCGTATTAATGAGTGCTCATCCAGGTGAAATTATCAATGAAATTAAAGTACCTGTACCACGACCTAGAACGATGGAACAAGTGCGAGCAAACGCAGAGATGGCAGAGCAGTTTATTAATATATGGAATCACTTGCAGCAGGAAGTACAAAAATCAAGAAGATAA
- a CDS encoding SbcC/MukB-like Walker B domain-containing protein, whose protein sequence is MKPLQLKMTAFGPYKSTETIDFNELQNNHLFVISGATGAGKTTIFDGICFALYGLGSGEDRRDTKIMRSDFATDDTHTSVELTFEMHQRTYRILRQLPHVKKGNKSATGERYEFFEVNETDEIPVVDRQIVSEINKKVEDIIGLTQDQFSQIVMLPQGEFRKLLTSQTENKEAILRKIFKTEPYKMISEKLKEKKLLAEAELKKEELARNSYTEQIVASFPTRDSSIFQLIDSGNFNIVQLVEALKEEINYYEKKVQLDETIYREACEKHANKQNDYYEAKAVNDRFVELEAKEQSLKNLQNQSEEYADKQYRLEAAERASSIEHMETYFRDSEQEVDKKSKLLELAKLEILEAEENVKQVEIEYTLEANKKEEREKSVEALIRLNSFMPLLEELESKGNEILNYQNRMNELSGQVTAMTNLFLEEKEVFASLKKEIEKLEALVEPLDYEVQRLTKLQTNNSMLQDFIKGEQLFLDLTKEENIQKQLFLDLQEAYKEEESKWLSNQASTLASKLVEGEACPVCGSTEHKVLRTEVHDEAVNQDELQNLKDQLGKQESQFWTVRAKRETAEENYLKMQKQLEELQLTIPEAPKLAKDVELLELEIVSLRQEKEKLAVLRNPYKASVQKVEKLEQDKISAEVTYQQQKGMYEQAKAVYDSKKASIPSYISNLQELTEQIKEATKYKEQLENSWAQIQNQKQLAVEAFTKAQLAVGHASNSLHEAKEKRDKANVQMNEGLAKAGFETIELYTVAKLSESERQILRDQCNAYTQALHTFTEQVKESREQLANKIKVELAPLEEELVTLKIAYEEALNILNSSKEYAKAGLEIEQKINTASSRITKLEQQLGRIVDLYDVLRGQNQSKVSFERYVLIEYLEQIVQAANERLKHLSGGQYYLIRSERQETHGKQSGLGLDVYDAYTGQTRDVKTLSGGEKFNASLCLALGMADILQSFQGSIRIDTMFIDEGFGSLDEESLNKAIDTLIDLQKSGRMIGVISHVAELKAAIPAILEVEKLKEGYSRTRFVIK, encoded by the coding sequence ATGAAGCCGCTTCAGCTAAAAATGACCGCATTTGGTCCATATAAATCGACCGAAACGATAGATTTTAATGAGCTGCAGAACAATCATCTTTTTGTTATCTCCGGAGCTACAGGAGCAGGAAAAACTACTATATTCGATGGAATATGCTTTGCATTATATGGATTAGGAAGCGGAGAGGATCGTCGTGATACGAAAATCATGCGCAGTGATTTTGCAACAGATGATACACATACTTCCGTGGAATTAACATTTGAAATGCATCAACGTACATATCGGATATTGCGGCAGCTTCCACATGTAAAAAAAGGAAATAAAAGTGCAACAGGTGAACGCTACGAATTTTTTGAAGTGAACGAAACGGATGAAATTCCTGTTGTTGACCGTCAAATTGTATCAGAAATCAATAAAAAGGTAGAAGATATTATTGGACTAACACAGGATCAATTCAGTCAAATAGTTATGCTACCTCAAGGGGAGTTTAGGAAGTTACTTACTTCCCAAACAGAAAACAAGGAAGCTATATTACGTAAAATCTTTAAAACAGAGCCATACAAAATGATAAGTGAGAAACTAAAAGAGAAAAAACTACTAGCAGAAGCAGAATTGAAAAAAGAAGAATTAGCTCGAAACAGCTATACGGAACAAATCGTAGCTTCATTCCCAACTCGAGATTCAAGCATTTTTCAACTAATCGATTCGGGTAATTTTAACATTGTTCAGCTAGTGGAAGCTTTAAAAGAAGAAATCAACTATTATGAAAAGAAAGTTCAACTAGACGAGACGATATACAGAGAAGCATGTGAAAAACACGCAAACAAACAGAACGATTACTACGAAGCAAAAGCAGTAAATGATAGATTTGTAGAGCTTGAAGCAAAAGAACAAAGCCTTAAAAACTTACAAAACCAGTCAGAAGAGTATGCAGACAAGCAATATCGATTAGAAGCAGCTGAGAGGGCAAGTTCTATTGAACATATGGAAACTTACTTTAGGGACTCAGAGCAAGAAGTTGATAAGAAATCGAAGCTATTAGAATTAGCTAAACTAGAGATTTTGGAAGCAGAAGAAAACGTAAAACAAGTAGAAATTGAGTATACGTTAGAAGCAAATAAAAAAGAAGAACGTGAAAAAAGTGTGGAAGCACTTATTCGTTTAAATTCATTTATGCCTTTGTTAGAGGAGCTCGAATCTAAGGGAAACGAGATACTTAATTACCAAAATCGTATGAATGAACTAAGCGGTCAAGTGACTGCTATGACAAATCTATTTCTCGAAGAAAAAGAAGTATTCGCTTCGCTTAAAAAAGAAATAGAAAAGCTAGAAGCGCTTGTAGAACCACTAGACTATGAAGTGCAACGGCTAACGAAATTGCAAACAAATAATAGTATGTTGCAAGACTTTATAAAAGGTGAACAACTTTTTCTGGACCTAACAAAAGAGGAAAATATCCAAAAACAGCTTTTCTTAGATTTGCAAGAAGCATATAAGGAAGAAGAAAGTAAGTGGTTAAGTAACCAAGCAAGTACGCTTGCATCGAAGCTCGTGGAAGGAGAAGCTTGCCCAGTTTGTGGAAGTACGGAACATAAAGTGTTACGTACAGAAGTACATGATGAAGCTGTAAATCAAGATGAATTGCAAAACTTAAAAGACCAGTTAGGTAAGCAAGAATCACAGTTTTGGACGGTTCGTGCAAAAAGAGAAACTGCCGAAGAAAATTATTTGAAAATGCAGAAGCAATTAGAAGAACTTCAACTTACTATTCCTGAAGCACCAAAACTAGCAAAAGATGTGGAACTACTAGAATTAGAAATTGTAAGTCTCCGACAAGAAAAAGAAAAGCTGGCAGTTTTACGAAATCCTTATAAGGCGAGTGTTCAAAAGGTTGAGAAGTTAGAGCAAGATAAAATAAGTGCCGAAGTTACCTATCAACAACAAAAAGGCATGTATGAGCAAGCAAAAGCAGTGTATGATTCCAAAAAAGCATCTATTCCATCATACATTTCCAACTTGCAGGAGCTTACAGAGCAAATAAAGGAAGCAACCAAGTATAAGGAACAATTAGAAAATTCCTGGGCTCAAATACAAAATCAGAAACAACTTGCAGTTGAAGCATTCACTAAAGCCCAGCTTGCTGTAGGACATGCTTCCAATTCACTCCATGAAGCAAAAGAAAAAAGAGATAAGGCCAATGTTCAGATGAATGAAGGTTTAGCTAAAGCTGGCTTTGAGACAATCGAATTGTATACGGTGGCGAAACTTTCTGAATCAGAAAGACAAATCTTAAGGGATCAGTGTAATGCATATACACAAGCACTTCATACATTTACGGAACAAGTAAAAGAAAGTCGGGAGCAGCTTGCAAACAAAATAAAAGTAGAGCTAGCGCCGTTAGAAGAAGAGTTAGTTACACTTAAGATTGCATATGAAGAAGCATTAAATATCCTTAATAGTTCGAAGGAATACGCAAAAGCTGGCCTAGAAATAGAGCAAAAGATTAACACCGCAAGCTCTCGGATTACGAAGTTGGAGCAACAGTTAGGACGTATTGTAGACTTATATGATGTGCTTAGGGGACAAAATCAGTCTAAAGTTTCATTTGAGCGATATGTGCTAATTGAATATTTGGAGCAAATTGTACAGGCTGCTAATGAACGGCTAAAGCATTTATCCGGTGGTCAGTATTACTTGATCAGAAGCGAAAGACAAGAAACACACGGTAAGCAAAGTGGGCTTGGATTAGACGTATATGATGCATATACAGGACAAACAAGAGATGTAAAGACACTATCAGGTGGTGAAAAGTTCAACGCATCGCTTTGTTTGGCTTTAGGGATGGCAGACATTCTCCAAAGCTTCCAAGGTAGTATTCGAATTGATACGATGTTCATTGACGAAGGATTTGGCTCCTTAGACGAAGAATCCCTTAACAAAGCAATTGATACATTAATTGATTTACAAAAATCAGGTCGGATGATTGGCGTGATTTCACATGTTGCTGAACTAAAGGCAGCAATACCTGCAATTTTAGAAGTAGAGAAGCTAAAAGAGGGCTATAGTAGAACTAGATTTGTTATTAAATAG
- the trhO gene encoding oxygen-dependent tRNA uridine(34) hydroxylase TrhO yields MDTHAYRVLLYYKYVPIEDPVTFAQEHLAACKGIGLKGRILVSNEGINGTCSGTIEQTDAYMNMMKADERFADMVFKIDEAEGHAFKKMHVRPKKEIVHLGLEEDINPNELTGNYLSPKEFFEQMQAEDTIVIDARNDYEFDLGHFRGAIRPEIRNFRDLPEWIRDNKEMFEGKKVLTYCTGGIRCEKFSGWLVREGFEDVGQLHGGIATYGKDPEVRGQLWDGQMYVFDERIAVPINQVEHVVVGKDHFTGEPCERYVNCANPDCNDKILCSEENEHKYLRSCSHECRVHPRNRYIVEHNLSEEEVEARLAEIEETV; encoded by the coding sequence ATGGACACACATGCATACAGAGTATTACTTTACTATAAATATGTCCCAATTGAAGATCCAGTAACATTTGCACAAGAACACCTTGCTGCTTGTAAGGGAATTGGGTTAAAAGGGCGTATTTTAGTATCAAATGAAGGAATTAACGGGACATGCTCGGGAACAATAGAGCAAACCGATGCTTACATGAACATGATGAAAGCGGATGAACGTTTTGCGGACATGGTGTTTAAAATAGATGAAGCAGAAGGACATGCATTCAAAAAAATGCACGTTCGACCTAAAAAGGAAATTGTACATTTAGGATTAGAAGAAGATATTAACCCAAATGAATTAACAGGTAATTATTTATCTCCTAAAGAATTTTTTGAGCAAATGCAAGCGGAAGATACAATAGTAATAGATGCTCGTAATGATTATGAATTTGATTTAGGGCATTTCCGTGGAGCAATCCGTCCAGAAATTCGCAATTTCCGCGATTTACCTGAATGGATTCGTGATAATAAGGAAATGTTCGAAGGTAAAAAAGTTCTTACGTATTGCACAGGCGGAATTAGATGTGAAAAATTCTCTGGTTGGTTAGTACGCGAAGGTTTCGAAGACGTAGGTCAACTACACGGTGGTATCGCAACTTATGGGAAAGATCCAGAAGTTCGCGGTCAGCTATGGGATGGACAAATGTACGTATTCGATGAGCGTATTGCTGTTCCAATCAATCAAGTAGAACACGTTGTTGTTGGGAAAGATCATTTCACTGGTGAGCCATGTGAACGCTATGTTAACTGTGCAAACCCAGATTGTAATGACAAAATTTTATGTTCGGAAGAAAACGAACATAAATACCTACGCAGCTGTTCACATGAGTGCCGAGTGCACCCACGCAACCGCTACATCGTAGAACACAATTTATCAGAAGAAGAAGTAGAAGCAAGACTAGCTGAGATTGAAGAAACAGTATAA
- a CDS encoding YaiI/YqxD family protein → MVSVLVDADGCPVVDLTIDIARKFDLKVTLLCDTAHYMQREGAETIMVSKGADAVDFVLVNKVNKGDIVVTQDYGLAAMVLAKQGFAIDQNGRWYTPENIDQLLNSRHISKKIRQAGGRLKGPKKRQKEDNEKFEASFNRLCAHVLNK, encoded by the coding sequence ATGGTAAGTGTTTTAGTAGACGCAGATGGATGCCCGGTAGTAGATCTAACAATTGATATAGCAAGGAAATTTGATTTAAAGGTAACACTGCTATGTGATACTGCTCATTATATGCAAAGAGAAGGAGCAGAAACAATCATGGTATCAAAAGGTGCAGATGCGGTCGATTTTGTATTAGTGAATAAAGTGAACAAGGGAGATATCGTTGTTACACAGGATTACGGCCTTGCGGCAATGGTATTAGCAAAACAAGGCTTTGCAATTGATCAAAATGGTCGCTGGTACACACCTGAAAACATTGATCAGCTATTAAACAGCCGCCACATCTCAAAGAAAATTAGACAAGCGGGAGGACGTTTAAAGGGGCCTAAAAAGCGTCAAAAAGAAGACAATGAAAAATTTGAGGCAAGTTTCAACAGACTATGTGCACATGTGTTAAATAAATAA
- a CDS encoding glycerophosphodiester phosphodiesterase family protein, whose amino-acid sequence MQRLPLILTLFLLIAACGVSEISKAPLPVEEPILIAHRGASAYTPEHTILAYEAAKQAGATYIEIDLQMTKDGVLVAMHDEKVDRTTDGNGFVKEYTLEEIKQLNAGQSFNRTYPDLANKQFENLEVPTLEEIFLHFGDDVNYYIEMKSPGIYVGMEAKLLALLKQYNLIHVNEGLPKVIIESFNEDSLTKVHQLEPRLPLIKLYSFKEEAAALSVQEYNRLRSYASGIGANLNSVTTDFIQEVQQNGLQIYLYTIVNEVEMKQALNLKPNGIFVNNPNLGIRIKDEFD is encoded by the coding sequence ATGCAGAGACTCCCTTTGATTCTTACACTCTTCTTATTAATAGCCGCTTGTGGCGTAAGTGAAATTAGTAAAGCTCCTTTACCTGTAGAGGAACCCATCCTCATTGCTCATCGAGGAGCATCCGCATATACTCCTGAACACACCATTCTTGCCTATGAAGCAGCAAAACAGGCAGGGGCTACTTATATTGAAATAGACTTGCAAATGACAAAAGACGGAGTATTGGTTGCCATGCACGATGAGAAAGTAGATCGCACTACAGATGGAAATGGGTTTGTAAAAGAATACACTTTAGAAGAAATAAAACAATTAAATGCAGGACAATCGTTTAATCGTACCTATCCAGACCTTGCAAATAAACAATTTGAAAATTTAGAGGTGCCTACATTAGAGGAAATCTTTTTGCATTTTGGAGATGATGTGAATTATTACATAGAAATGAAATCACCAGGGATTTATGTTGGGATGGAAGCAAAACTGCTTGCATTGCTAAAACAATATAACCTGATTCATGTAAATGAAGGATTACCTAAAGTTATTATTGAATCCTTTAATGAGGATAGCTTAACAAAAGTCCATCAGCTTGAACCGAGGCTTCCTCTTATTAAGTTATATAGTTTCAAGGAGGAAGCTGCTGCTCTTTCGGTCCAAGAGTATAATCGCTTACGTTCTTATGCAAGTGGTATTGGAGCTAATCTTAACTCTGTGACGACAGATTTTATTCAAGAAGTCCAACAAAATGGCCTTCAAATTTATCTATATACGATTGTAAACGAAGTAGAAATGAAACAAGCACTTAACCTAAAACCAAACGGAATCTTCGTCAATAATCCTAATTTAGGAATTAGAATAAAAGATGAATTTGATTAG
- a CDS encoding M48 family metallopeptidase, whose product MASKELRSNRELIYFILSIIFSVFIYIFAIASLFGIAILLVILVILLYANAIMLGSIRGNGIRISEKQFPDVYERVVQLSSKMNIKKVPDVFVIHSEGAFNAFATRFLGRNMVVIYSEVFELAREKGESELDFILAHELSHVKRRHVWKNILIMPAQFIPYLSQAYSRSCEYTCDREAAYHIQNGEAAKQALTILGVGKKLYKEVNEDAYLEQIHTESNVAVWLSEVLSSHPLLPKRIQAVGKFMQVNGTPSYYSNSTKIALGIGALVGIFFAVYIGVIALVTAGTFTYANLFSGSTLGETFTDDSFSYSDYSQTPLMQAVIDADAETVNQLIEEGVDLEEQDSEETTALLLAIYEGNDEIAEILLQAGADPNTADLYSNALTASINYENYYMASVLYEYGADPTELDPEGYSAFDMLGVNNEEEFLEIINNY is encoded by the coding sequence TTGGCATCGAAAGAATTAAGATCAAATAGAGAACTGATTTATTTTATACTTAGCATCATTTTTAGTGTTTTTATATACATATTTGCTATCGCTTCTCTATTTGGAATTGCTATTTTACTTGTAATTTTGGTCATTCTACTATATGCAAATGCTATTATGCTAGGTTCCATCCGTGGGAATGGAATACGAATAAGTGAGAAGCAATTCCCTGATGTTTATGAGCGTGTTGTACAATTAAGCTCTAAGATGAATATTAAAAAGGTCCCCGATGTATTTGTCATCCATTCAGAAGGTGCATTCAATGCATTTGCAACGAGATTTCTTGGTAGAAACATGGTAGTTATTTATTCAGAAGTATTTGAGCTTGCTCGAGAAAAAGGAGAATCGGAATTAGATTTTATCCTTGCCCATGAGCTGTCTCATGTAAAACGTAGACATGTATGGAAAAATATTTTAATCATGCCTGCCCAGTTTATTCCCTATCTTTCACAAGCATACAGTCGTTCATGTGAGTATACATGTGATCGGGAAGCAGCTTATCATATTCAAAATGGTGAGGCAGCTAAGCAAGCACTTACAATTCTTGGGGTAGGGAAAAAATTATATAAAGAAGTAAACGAAGATGCTTATTTAGAACAAATCCATACAGAATCGAATGTAGCTGTTTGGTTAAGTGAGGTACTTTCTAGTCACCCGCTACTTCCAAAAAGAATTCAAGCAGTAGGAAAATTTATGCAAGTCAATGGAACACCTTCGTATTACTCTAATTCAACCAAAATAGCGTTAGGTATTGGAGCGTTAGTTGGCATTTTCTTTGCAGTTTATATCGGAGTTATCGCTCTTGTAACTGCCGGGACATTCACATATGCAAACTTATTTTCCGGAAGCACTTTAGGCGAAACATTTACAGATGATTCATTTTCCTATAGTGACTACTCTCAAACTCCTTTAATGCAAGCAGTTATAGATGCTGATGCAGAAACTGTCAATCAGCTCATTGAAGAAGGTGTGGATTTAGAAGAACAAGATTCTGAGGAAACAACGGCACTTCTTCTTGCGATCTATGAGGGTAATGATGAAATTGCCGAAATATTATTACAGGCAGGAGCAGACCCAAACACTGCTGATTTGTATTCCAATGCATTAACCGCTTCTATAAATTATGAAAACTATTATATGGCATCCGTTCTTTATGAATATGGTGCTGATCCAACGGAATTAGACCCTGAAGGATACTCAGCATTTGACATGCTAGGTGTTAACAATGAAGAAGAATTTTTAGAAATTATTAATAACTATTAA
- a CDS encoding ABC transporter substrate-binding protein — translation MKKRWLILLASIILLLGACSSNGKDSGDGVNDEVDKNNPSGDLAPLEKKVKVIIAEDGAASGAGFYIAKEKGYFEDYNIEVEFAQFANSDEMLPALASGDVDIAGGVSTASFFNAIAQGIDVKIIADKGHNVPGKSYFTFVIGNHMKDEIKEYKDFKGKRIAISSKNSIDEYIYLEMLKHAGLTPDDVEFVLLADFGSMLGAIENGSIDAALQIEPLIAQGIENGFHERFGDATDYAPESQIAMVLGSPQFMNEEKDVSLRFMAAYLKGVRDYNDAFVKGEGKAEIIDIMTQHTSLKDPALWEKVFVTGLDPDGKMFLDDVKKQYDAYKANGAIDGDVDFDKAVDTSITEKAVKILGEYDK, via the coding sequence GTGAAAAAACGTTGGTTGATACTACTCGCATCGATAATTCTTTTGTTAGGTGCGTGTTCTTCTAATGGAAAAGATAGTGGAGATGGAGTGAATGATGAAGTAGATAAAAATAATCCATCAGGTGACTTGGCACCATTAGAAAAGAAAGTAAAAGTTATTATTGCCGAGGATGGAGCAGCATCTGGAGCAGGCTTTTATATTGCAAAAGAAAAAGGATACTTTGAAGACTATAATATTGAAGTAGAATTTGCACAGTTTGCTAACAGTGATGAAATGTTACCAGCCCTTGCATCTGGTGATGTAGATATTGCAGGAGGAGTATCAACTGCGTCGTTCTTCAATGCTATTGCACAAGGAATAGACGTAAAGATCATTGCAGATAAAGGGCATAATGTACCAGGGAAATCGTACTTTACATTTGTAATTGGTAATCATATGAAAGATGAAATCAAGGAATATAAAGACTTTAAAGGCAAACGAATTGCAATCTCCTCTAAAAATTCGATTGATGAATATATATATTTGGAAATGCTAAAGCATGCAGGACTTACACCAGATGATGTGGAATTTGTATTACTTGCTGACTTTGGAAGTATGTTAGGAGCAATTGAAAATGGTTCGATAGATGCTGCACTGCAAATTGAGCCACTTATTGCACAAGGAATTGAAAATGGATTCCACGAACGTTTTGGAGATGCAACAGATTACGCACCGGAATCTCAAATTGCCATGGTACTTGGATCACCACAGTTCATGAATGAGGAAAAAGATGTATCACTACGATTCATGGCAGCTTATTTAAAAGGAGTTCGAGATTATAATGATGCATTCGTTAAGGGAGAAGGAAAAGCAGAAATAATTGATATTATGACTCAGCATACATCCTTAAAAGATCCAGCCCTTTGGGAAAAAGTATTTGTAACTGGTCTTGATCCAGATGGAAAAATGTTTTTAGATGATGTGAAAAAGCAATATGATGCATATAAAGCAAACGGTGCAATAGATGGGGATGTTGACTTCGATAAGGCGGTAGATACATCCATCACAGAAAAGGCAGTTAAGATTTTAGGGGAATACGATAAATAA
- a CDS encoding ABC transporter permease: MRDEKEVVQYDPYETEQQEWKKQQVKERAKQLLTIISPILILFLWEVCSRTGILDIRFFPPPSAIMSTFFDLATSGLLWTHISVSLYRIAAGFLLGVIPGIVIGLLMGLYAPIRHFISPIIMAFMPIPTLALLPIIIILFGIGDFSKVVTIAGSVFFPVVINTVAGVINIEKVHLDVAKNYGASPKDFFFKIAFPGALPVMLEGIQMGQAIALLTIVAAEMMGATSGIGYLIWTSYKAFMLKEMFVGLVLISFFGFLFSLFLRGLQKKIVPWR; encoded by the coding sequence ATGCGCGATGAAAAAGAGGTCGTCCAATACGATCCTTATGAAACGGAACAACAAGAATGGAAGAAACAACAAGTAAAAGAAAGAGCAAAGCAACTACTCACGATTATCTCTCCTATCCTTATTTTATTTCTATGGGAAGTTTGTTCTCGAACGGGAATACTTGATATTCGGTTTTTCCCTCCTCCGTCTGCAATTATGTCTACATTTTTCGATTTGGCAACGAGTGGACTATTATGGACGCATATATCGGTCTCCCTATATAGAATTGCAGCAGGCTTTTTATTAGGTGTGATTCCAGGAATCGTTATCGGATTGCTTATGGGATTATATGCACCTATTCGTCATTTTATCTCCCCGATTATAATGGCTTTTATGCCAATACCTACGCTAGCACTACTTCCTATTATTATTATTCTCTTTGGGATTGGAGATTTTTCAAAAGTAGTAACGATTGCAGGTAGCGTATTTTTCCCAGTTGTTATCAATACAGTAGCGGGAGTAATCAACATAGAAAAGGTGCATTTAGATGTTGCCAAAAATTACGGAGCAAGTCCGAAAGACTTTTTCTTCAAAATAGCTTTTCCCGGTGCACTTCCTGTCATGCTAGAAGGTATTCAGATGGGGCAGGCAATTGCACTGCTCACAATAGTGGCAGCGGAAATGATGGGAGCTACATCAGGAATTGGGTATTTAATATGGACCTCTTATAAGGCATTCATGCTAAAAGAGATGTTTGTTGGGTTAGTGCTCATTTCATTTTTTGGTTTTCTATTTTCCCTCTTCTTACGTGGGCTACAAAAGAAGATTGTCCCATGGAGGTGA